A window of Piliocolobus tephrosceles isolate RC106 chromosome 13, ASM277652v3, whole genome shotgun sequence contains these coding sequences:
- the EHD1 gene encoding EH domain-containing protein 1, with translation MFSWVSKDARRKKEPELFQTVAEGLRQLYAQKLLPLEEHYRFHEFHSPALEDADFDNKPMVLLVGQYSTGKTTFIRHLIEQDFPGMRIGPEPTTDSFIAVMHGPTEGVVPGNALVVDPRRPFRKLNAFGNAFLNRFMCAQLPNPVLDSISIIDTPGILSGEKQRISRGYDFAAVLEWFAERVDRIILLFDAHKLDISDEFSEVIKALKNHEDKIRVVLNKADQIETQQLMRVYGALMWSLGKIINTPEVVRVYIGSFWSHPLLIPDNRKLFEAEEQDLFKDIQSLPRNAALRKLNDLIKRARLAKVHAYIISSLKKEMPNVFGKESKKKELVNNLGEIYQKIEREHQISPGDFPSLRKMQELLQTQDFSKFQALKPKLLDTVDDMLANDIARLMVMVRQEESLMPSQVVKGGAFDGTMNGPFGHGYGEGAGEGIDDVEWVVGKDKPTYDEIFYTLSPVNGKITGANAKKEMVKSKLPNTVLGKIWKLADVDKDGLLDDEEFALANHLIKVKLEGHELPADLPPHLVPPSKRRHE, from the exons ATGTTCAGCTGGGTCAGCAAGGATGCCCGCCGGAAGAAGGAGCCGGAGCTCTTCCAGACGGTGGCTGAGGGGCTGCGGCAGCTGTACGCGCAGAAGCTGCTGCCCCTGGAGGAGCACTACCGCTTCCACGAGTTCCACTCGCCCGCGCTGGAGGACGCTGACTTCGACAACAAGCCCATGGTGCTCCTCGTGGGGCAGTACAGCACCGGCAAGACCACCTTCATCCGGCACCTGATCGAGCAGGACTTCCCGGGGATGCGCATCGGGCCCGAGCCCACCACCGACTCCTTCATCGCCGTCATGCACGGCCCCACTGAGGGCGTGGTGCCGGGCAACGCGCTCGTGGTGGATCCGCGGCGCCCCTTCCGCAAGCTCAACGCCTTCGGCAACGCTTTCCTCAACAG GTTCATGTGTGCCCAGCTGCCCAACCCTGTCCTggacagcatcagcatcatcgaCACCCCCGGAATCCTGTCTGGAGAGAAGCAGCGGATCAGCAGAG GCTATGACTTTGCAGCTGTCCTGGAGTGGTTCGCCGAGCGTGTGGACCGCATCATCCTGCTCTTCGACGCCCACAAGCTGGACATCTCCGATGAGTTCTCAGAAGTGATCAAGGCTCTGAAGAACCATGAGGACAAGATCCGCGTGGTGCTGAACAAGGCAGACCAGATCGAGACGCAGCAGCTGATGCGGGTGTACGGGGCCCTCATGTGGTCCCTGGGCAAGATCATCAACACCCCTGAGGTTGTCAGGGTCTACATCGGCTCCTTCTGGTCCCACCCGCTCCTCATCCCTGACAACCGCAAGCTCTTTGAGGCCGAGGAgcaggacctcttcaaggacatcCAGTCTCTGCCCCGAAACGCCGCCCTCCGGAAGCTCAATGACCTGATCAAGCGGGCACGGCTGGCCAAG GTTCACGCCTACATCATCAGCTCCCTCAAGAAGGAGATGCCCAACGTCTTTGGTAAAGAGAGCAAAAAGAAAGAGCTGGTGAACAACCTGGGAGAGATCTACCAGAAGATTGAGCGCGAGCACCAGATCTCCCCCGGGGACTTCCCGAGCCTCCGCAAGATGCAG GAACTCCTGCAGACCCAGGACTTCAGCAAGTTCCAGGCCCTGAAGCCCAAGCTGCTGGACACAGTGGACGACATGCTGGCCAACGACATCGCGCGGCTGATGGTGATGGTGCGGCAGGAGGAGTCCCTGATGCCTTCTCAGGTGGTCAAGGGCGGCGCCTTTGACGGCACCATGAACGGGCCGTTCGGGCATGGCTACGGCGAGGGGGCCGGCGAGGGCATTGATGACGTGGAGTGGGTGGTGGGCAAGGACAAGCCCACCTACGATGAGATCTTCTACACGCTGTCCCCCGTCAACGGCAAGATCACGGGCGCCAACGCCAAGAAGGAGATGGTGAAGTCCAAGCTCCCCAACACCGTGCTGGGGAAGATCTGGAAGCTGGCCGACGTGGACAAGGACGGGCTGCTGGACGACGAGGAGTTCGCGCTGGCCAACCACCTCATCAAGGTCAAGCTGGAGGGCCACGAGCTGCCCGCTGACCTGCCCCCACACCTGGTGCCGCCCTCCAAGCGCAGGCATGAGTGA